One window of the Granulicella arctica genome contains the following:
- a CDS encoding tetratricopeptide repeat protein: protein MPDLVTAPLLTLEAQGDLLRVRRFPEDALEFYMAALRRGGPSANLMNKVGLIQLELRNVVLAQGYFREAIKVDRNNGQGWNNLAATEYLERQYGASVSDYKKAVKLSKTNAVFHANLSTAYFETKNYKNARREADEALRLDPLVYQHTNGAGISAHVLTVEDRARFAYEMAKLYAQHGQEEEMLHSLAIASENGFDIVSKMTKDPVLAKYKDDPRVALLVMTAKALHLGDPSVIANTAAVNRKMLDASTQPH from the coding sequence TTGCCTGACCTGGTGACGGCTCCCCTGTTGACCCTTGAGGCACAAGGGGACCTGCTCCGTGTGCGACGCTTTCCGGAGGATGCGCTCGAGTTTTACATGGCTGCACTAAGGCGTGGCGGACCATCAGCAAATTTGATGAACAAAGTAGGCCTGATCCAATTGGAGTTGCGCAATGTAGTGCTGGCGCAGGGATACTTTCGAGAGGCGATCAAGGTTGACCGCAATAATGGTCAGGGCTGGAACAATCTTGCAGCTACCGAGTACCTGGAGCGCCAGTATGGTGCGTCCGTGAGCGACTACAAGAAAGCAGTCAAACTGTCCAAGACCAATGCTGTCTTTCACGCCAATCTGAGCACCGCCTACTTCGAGACGAAAAACTACAAGAATGCTCGCCGAGAGGCAGACGAGGCGCTGCGCCTGGACCCGCTTGTGTATCAACATACGAATGGGGCCGGCATCTCAGCTCACGTGCTAACGGTCGAGGATCGCGCTCGTTTCGCCTACGAGATGGCCAAGCTTTATGCGCAACATGGCCAGGAAGAGGAGATGCTGCACTCCCTTGCGATTGCCAGCGAGAATGGCTTTGACATCGTTTCCAAGATGACAAAAGACCCCGTTTTGGCGAAGTACAAGGACGATCCACGTGTTGCTTTGCTTGTGATGACCGCGAAGGCACTGCACCTGGGCGACCCCTCCGTGATTGCGAACACTGCTGCCGTCAATCGCAAGATGCTGGACGCCAGCACGCAGCCTCACTAA
- a CDS encoding VWA domain-containing protein, whose product MRDALKLYDRKGWWRAGRSGVATVLGSLLTLLPATGWTQQQGDAGTFTLKVQTDIVLTNVVVRDRKTGEVVKDLKASDFTVLENGKPQKIASFDYQNVDQAAVLHEKTTVSGKATIADLLDPHLAANNGELRDHRLIVMFFDLSSMQPEDIDRAVEAAQDYINKKMQSADLVALVSMATSLNMDQDFTADKAKLLSGVGKYNGTEGTGFANGNEGGNSGGTADNGSSFTADDSEYNALNTDRELYAIRTIAKSLERVDQRKSMLYFSGGLTRQGIENQASMRAATNEAVKANMAIYSVDSRGLEALPPVGNASTGSLRGTAAYSGGAMQSMLDANFGSQEVLGTLASDTGGKAFFDSNDFAPAFQQIQHDTEAYYIVGFHSTNTARDGSYRHLTVKLNRPDVKVDYRPGYYAPADFQHAKTEDRELALTEQLRSDLPATDVALYLQALYFRLEDNKFFVPVSLIVPGSQIPFVKNGDRDKATIDVIGQVKNAQNIPVGNIRDTVKLELDAAQQVKRKNIQYATGFTLAPGKYHLKFVVRENQTGAMGSFETDLQVPDLRKTPLKLSSIVLASQRSPNAAKKSVNPLVRDGVEWIPNVPHVFRQDQHLYFLYEVYDPARQKGAPVQAASPGLGRRESGPVRVLTSIEFMIGGTKVYETPLVEATAINIPERGAVAFQFDVPLAQLKPGTYVCQVNVIDDAGGSFSFPRLAMMVTAPTAVPAPAIPAANASPAL is encoded by the coding sequence ATGAGAGACGCGCTGAAACTTTACGATCGAAAAGGCTGGTGGCGCGCAGGACGGAGCGGCGTTGCTACGGTGCTCGGCAGCCTTTTGACTCTCCTTCCGGCGACTGGCTGGACGCAACAGCAAGGTGACGCGGGAACCTTCACGCTGAAGGTGCAGACCGACATTGTGTTGACCAACGTTGTGGTGCGCGATCGGAAGACGGGTGAAGTCGTCAAAGATCTGAAGGCTAGCGACTTTACCGTTCTCGAGAACGGCAAGCCACAGAAGATCGCCAGTTTCGACTATCAGAATGTAGACCAGGCGGCGGTGTTGCATGAGAAGACGACGGTAAGCGGCAAGGCTACGATCGCTGACCTGCTCGATCCACATTTAGCGGCAAATAATGGAGAGTTGCGGGATCATCGGCTGATCGTGATGTTCTTTGATCTCAGCAGCATGCAGCCCGAGGATATTGATCGCGCGGTCGAGGCGGCGCAGGACTACATCAACAAAAAGATGCAGTCCGCAGATCTCGTGGCGCTCGTGAGCATGGCGACCAGCCTGAATATGGATCAGGATTTCACTGCGGATAAAGCTAAGTTGCTCTCGGGGGTTGGCAAGTACAACGGGACGGAAGGCACGGGTTTCGCGAACGGTAATGAGGGTGGAAACTCGGGCGGAACGGCGGATAACGGATCGTCCTTTACGGCGGATGACAGTGAATATAATGCGCTGAATACGGACCGTGAACTCTATGCGATCCGCACCATTGCAAAGAGCCTGGAGCGGGTGGATCAGCGCAAGAGCATGCTTTACTTCAGCGGCGGGCTGACGCGGCAAGGCATCGAAAATCAGGCGAGTATGCGGGCTGCCACGAACGAAGCAGTGAAGGCCAACATGGCGATCTACAGTGTCGACTCGCGCGGATTGGAAGCACTGCCGCCGGTCGGCAATGCGTCCACGGGAAGTCTGCGCGGAACGGCTGCGTACAGTGGTGGCGCCATGCAGAGCATGCTGGACGCTAACTTCGGCTCGCAGGAGGTGCTGGGTACACTTGCCTCCGATACGGGCGGAAAAGCGTTCTTTGATTCAAATGATTTCGCTCCGGCATTTCAGCAGATTCAGCACGATACCGAGGCGTATTACATCGTCGGTTTCCACTCGACGAATACTGCTCGCGATGGAAGCTATCGCCACCTGACGGTGAAACTCAATCGGCCTGACGTGAAGGTCGACTACCGTCCGGGTTACTATGCGCCGGCTGACTTTCAGCATGCCAAGACCGAGGATCGTGAGCTTGCACTGACCGAGCAGCTTCGCAGCGACCTGCCTGCTACGGACGTTGCGCTCTACCTGCAAGCGCTGTACTTCCGCTTGGAAGATAACAAGTTTTTCGTGCCGGTCTCGCTGATCGTACCGGGTTCGCAGATTCCATTCGTAAAAAATGGCGACCGCGATAAGGCGACGATCGACGTGATCGGGCAGGTAAAGAATGCGCAGAATATTCCTGTCGGCAACATTCGGGACACCGTGAAATTGGAGTTGGACGCGGCACAGCAGGTCAAGCGCAAGAACATTCAGTACGCTACCGGATTCACGCTGGCGCCCGGAAAGTATCATCTGAAGTTTGTCGTTCGCGAGAACCAGACGGGAGCGATGGGAAGCTTCGAGACGGACCTGCAAGTTCCGGACCTTCGCAAGACGCCGCTCAAGCTGAGCTCGATTGTGCTTGCCAGCCAACGTTCTCCGAACGCCGCTAAGAAGTCAGTCAACCCCCTGGTGCGGGATGGGGTGGAATGGATTCCAAACGTTCCGCATGTCTTTCGGCAGGACCAGCATCTCTACTTCCTCTATGAAGTTTATGATCCCGCGCGGCAAAAAGGAGCGCCGGTGCAGGCTGCATCGCCCGGGCTGGGACGACGCGAGAGTGGACCGGTGCGGGTGCTGACGAGTATCGAATTTATGATTGGCGGGACGAAGGTCTATGAGACGCCGCTGGTTGAGGCTACCGCGATCAATATTCCGGAACGAGGCGCAGTGGCGTTCCAGTTCGACGTGCCGCTGGCCCAGCTGAAGCCGGGAACGTATGTCTGCCAAGTCAACGTGATCGATGATGCCGGCGGCAGTTTCAGCTTCCCCCGACTTGCGATGATGGTGACGGCGCCGACGGCCGTTCCTGCTCCAGCTATACCTGCAGCAAATGCCTCTCCTGCCCTGTGA
- a CDS encoding TonB-dependent receptor, giving the protein MRTIRLNSLAVAAWIAGGLLFATAGGAAQTAPTEAPAAVQAPVADAAQGGTIKGAVKAGTIPLPGVSVTATNTLTGKKYATTSDVEGSFAMTIPKNGRYVVKVELAAFASATAEVLLNAAGQNGGKAEQRADFGMQLASRVAAQETQQANTTRAAASAIGRGLQSLSVAGDTTFADATAAAGNSGVQMPTLSGIGTGDGALSTDSVTVSGQIGQTNGLANFNEDEIRQRIQDAIGQAQRQGGAAGDMAGAVAGMLGGMMGGGGGFGGPGGGGGGRGGRAGGGGGGGFRGFNPTQPHGAIFYQGGNAALNATTYSLTGAPDIKPAYSSNRFGVSFTGSPSIPGVIKANSKQFIFLNVTGQRNINPQNFYGTVPTLSERGGDFSQLTQTGATTVVPLFDPTTGKQFQNNVIPTPRLSPQALALLNYYPAPNIPLAGTQGYNYQTITTAGSNATQAALRYVRNFGATPPQGGGRRGGGGGGRQAAANGPKALRQNINFNGSYSHTASDSPNIFLPLGGATESTGYGITAGYTIGYGRLTNNASLNWNRSNSMTRNYLTNGQVNPALNAGITVGNAAIQSNPFNYGVPSLTFSGFTSLAETSPSEAISQTISLSDFVSWSHKKHNMRYGIDVRRVHADSIGSANVLGSFTFSGYATQSPTAAAAAANSTTPQVSGSGFADFLLGLPQQSAIQAGLQKTYLRANVYDWYAQDDWRALPSLTLNFGLRYEYFSPYVEKNNHLVNLDHNADFTQVAAVEPDQKGPYSGAFPRSLVNPDRNMYSPRIGFAYRVKHLKETVLRGGYGINYNTGQYATFARQLAFQPPFAVTQTNIVNQQGCGVFTLANAFNCSTAPVQNNYAVNPNYRLGHVQIWNLDIQKTLPLGIVANVGYNGAKGGDLDIVRAPNRTATGLLNTAAQAFNYEDSLGYSRFESLSVNVRKRLQKGVSLQATYQYGHSIDDASSIGGGASVVAQNDLDLNAEEGNSTFDVRHKVTGNWVLELPFGPNRAYFTKGGFWSKALDGFSVSGDFTFATGTYYTPRYLATVAETNTGTNNTLRPDRNFAVPIAGAGRIQQWFNPAAFTAPPNGFGTASRGSIEGPGIVGIDASLSRTVSLGDTRSFEARVTGNNVFNTVQYSGINTTLNSNTFGQVTSTAAQRTISMIARYRF; this is encoded by the coding sequence TTGAGAACGATACGGCTGAATTCGCTTGCAGTAGCGGCATGGATCGCCGGTGGTCTGCTGTTTGCGACGGCAGGTGGCGCTGCGCAGACTGCTCCGACGGAAGCTCCCGCTGCGGTGCAGGCTCCGGTGGCTGATGCTGCGCAGGGTGGGACGATTAAGGGAGCGGTGAAAGCCGGAACGATTCCGCTGCCGGGTGTAAGCGTCACGGCGACAAACACTCTGACGGGCAAGAAGTACGCTACGACCTCGGACGTGGAGGGCAGCTTCGCCATGACCATTCCGAAGAATGGCCGCTATGTGGTGAAGGTAGAGTTGGCGGCGTTCGCGAGCGCGACGGCCGAGGTGCTGCTGAATGCTGCCGGGCAGAACGGCGGCAAGGCGGAGCAGCGGGCGGACTTCGGGATGCAGCTTGCCTCGCGAGTGGCGGCGCAGGAGACGCAGCAGGCAAATACAACACGCGCCGCCGCAAGCGCCATCGGACGCGGGCTGCAATCGCTGAGCGTGGCGGGCGACACGACGTTCGCAGACGCTACGGCGGCTGCGGGTAACTCGGGTGTCCAAATGCCGACGCTCTCCGGAATTGGAACGGGCGATGGTGCGCTGTCGACGGATTCCGTGACGGTGAGCGGCCAGATTGGGCAGACAAATGGATTGGCGAATTTCAATGAGGATGAGATTCGGCAGCGCATCCAGGATGCGATCGGGCAGGCGCAACGACAGGGCGGCGCAGCGGGAGATATGGCGGGCGCGGTTGCCGGGATGCTTGGCGGCATGATGGGAGGCGGTGGTGGTTTTGGCGGGCCCGGTGGAGGCGGCGGAGGGCGTGGCGGACGCGCTGGTGGCGGTGGAGGAGGAGGATTCCGAGGATTTAATCCCACCCAGCCACATGGTGCAATTTTCTACCAGGGCGGCAATGCGGCGTTGAATGCGACGACTTATTCGCTGACCGGCGCTCCCGATATTAAGCCGGCGTATAGCTCAAATCGTTTTGGCGTGAGCTTTACCGGCTCGCCTTCAATTCCAGGTGTGATCAAGGCGAACTCGAAACAGTTTATCTTTCTCAATGTGACGGGGCAGCGGAACATCAATCCGCAGAACTTCTATGGAACGGTGCCGACGCTTTCAGAGCGGGGCGGAGATTTTTCGCAACTGACCCAGACGGGTGCGACGACTGTCGTGCCGCTGTTTGATCCCACTACCGGCAAGCAGTTCCAGAACAATGTGATTCCGACGCCGCGCCTTTCGCCGCAGGCGCTTGCGCTGTTGAACTACTATCCGGCACCGAACATTCCGCTGGCGGGAACACAGGGTTACAACTATCAGACGATTACGACGGCGGGGTCGAATGCGACGCAGGCGGCGCTGCGGTATGTGAGGAACTTTGGCGCTACACCGCCGCAGGGGGGTGGCCGTCGGGGAGGCGGTGGCGGCGGGAGGCAGGCAGCGGCTAACGGACCGAAGGCATTGCGGCAGAACATCAACTTCAATGGAAGCTACTCGCATACGGCGAGTGACAGCCCGAATATCTTCCTTCCGCTTGGCGGGGCTACGGAGTCGACCGGCTATGGCATCACGGCTGGCTATACGATCGGCTATGGGCGGCTGACGAATAATGCTTCGCTGAACTGGAATCGCTCCAACAGCATGACGCGCAACTATCTCACAAACGGGCAGGTGAATCCTGCGCTGAATGCGGGAATCACGGTCGGTAATGCGGCGATCCAGAGCAACCCGTTTAACTATGGTGTTCCATCGCTGACGTTTTCAGGATTTACCAGCCTCGCAGAGACGTCCCCTAGCGAGGCTATTAGTCAGACCATCTCGTTGAGTGATTTCGTGAGTTGGAGTCATAAGAAGCACAACATGCGCTATGGGATCGACGTGCGGCGAGTTCATGCGGACAGCATCGGCTCGGCGAATGTGCTGGGCTCGTTTACGTTTTCGGGATATGCGACACAGAGTCCGACGGCGGCTGCAGCGGCTGCTAACAGCACAACACCGCAAGTGAGCGGCTCGGGGTTCGCAGACTTTCTGCTTGGGCTTCCGCAGCAGTCAGCGATTCAGGCAGGGCTGCAGAAGACGTATCTGCGGGCGAATGTTTATGACTGGTATGCGCAGGATGACTGGCGCGCACTGCCCAGCCTAACGCTGAACTTCGGCTTGCGCTATGAGTACTTCTCACCATACGTGGAGAAGAATAACCACCTCGTCAATCTGGATCACAACGCGGATTTCACCCAGGTTGCCGCTGTCGAGCCGGACCAGAAGGGGCCTTACAGTGGAGCGTTTCCTCGATCGCTGGTCAATCCGGATCGCAATATGTATTCGCCACGCATCGGATTTGCCTACCGGGTTAAACATCTTAAGGAGACGGTTCTTCGAGGTGGCTATGGGATCAATTACAACACCGGGCAGTACGCTACCTTTGCGCGGCAACTTGCGTTTCAGCCACCCTTTGCGGTGACGCAAACGAACATCGTAAATCAGCAGGGCTGCGGCGTCTTTACGCTGGCGAACGCCTTCAACTGCTCGACGGCGCCGGTACAGAATAACTATGCCGTCAATCCGAATTACCGATTGGGCCATGTGCAGATCTGGAATCTGGACATACAGAAGACCTTGCCTCTTGGGATCGTCGCCAATGTTGGCTACAACGGTGCAAAGGGCGGAGATCTTGATATTGTTCGAGCTCCTAACCGGACAGCAACGGGCCTGCTGAACACGGCGGCACAGGCGTTCAACTATGAAGATTCGCTTGGCTACTCGCGGTTCGAATCGCTGAGCGTGAACGTGCGCAAGCGACTCCAGAAGGGTGTGTCTCTCCAGGCGACCTATCAGTATGGACACTCGATCGACGATGCTTCCTCGATCGGGGGTGGGGCTTCCGTGGTGGCGCAGAACGATCTCGATCTCAATGCGGAAGAGGGGAACAGCACCTTCGACGTTCGGCATAAGGTGACGGGAAACTGGGTGCTCGAACTGCCGTTTGGACCAAACCGGGCTTACTTTACGAAGGGCGGTTTCTGGTCGAAGGCGCTGGATGGTTTCTCGGTCTCGGGCGACTTTACCTTTGCGACGGGAACCTACTACACGCCACGTTACCTCGCGACCGTCGCCGAGACGAACACCGGAACCAACAACACGCTGCGGCCCGATCGGAACTTTGCAGTGCCGATCGCGGGGGCTGGGCGGATTCAGCAGTGGTTCAACCCGGCGGCGTTTACGGCTCCGCCGAATGGCTTTGGAACGGCTTCGCGTGGGTCTATCGAGGGGCCGGGGATCGTTGGGATTGATGCTTCCCTTTCGCGCACCGTATCGCTGGGGGATACGCGTTCTTTTGAGGCGCGCGTGACAGGAAACAATGTCTTCAACACAGTGCAGTACTCGGGCATCAACACCACGTTGAATTCGAATACCTTCGGTCAGGTCACTTCCACAGCAGCGCAGCGAACGATCTCGATGATTGCACGGTATCGGTTCTAA
- a CDS encoding VIT1/CCC1 transporter family protein, with amino-acid sequence MRLHNRSTTILLGCLRYTPAMHDVAGRPHIEDHFESTDVVRDVVIGLSDGLTVPFALAAGLSGVVASAHIVVLAGLAEIAAGSIAMGLGGYLAARGDAEHYVSERRREEREVIERVHDEEEEIYEIFEQYSVDRESAGPVLAALKRNPKAWVDFMMRFELGLEEPAPNRAHRSALTIAFSYIAGGIVPLLPYMFVENASESLRLSVIITLLALGIFGALKGRLVGTGSLRSAIQTVLIGGAAAAAAYELARLLNAHHP; translated from the coding sequence ATGCGTCTCCACAATCGCTCGACAACCATTCTGTTGGGCTGCCTGCGGTACACTCCCGCCATGCATGATGTAGCCGGCAGACCCCACATCGAAGATCATTTCGAGTCCACTGACGTCGTCCGCGACGTGGTGATTGGCCTGTCAGATGGCCTCACCGTACCCTTCGCGCTCGCCGCCGGACTCTCAGGCGTAGTCGCCTCCGCACACATCGTCGTTCTTGCCGGACTGGCCGAAATAGCTGCCGGCTCGATCGCCATGGGTCTAGGCGGCTATCTCGCTGCCCGCGGCGACGCCGAGCACTACGTCTCCGAACGCCGCCGCGAAGAGCGCGAGGTCATCGAGCGCGTCCACGACGAGGAGGAGGAGATCTACGAGATCTTCGAGCAGTATTCCGTCGACCGCGAGAGCGCGGGCCCCGTCCTTGCCGCCCTAAAAAGGAACCCCAAAGCCTGGGTCGACTTCATGATGCGCTTCGAGCTTGGCCTCGAAGAGCCCGCACCCAACCGCGCCCACCGCTCCGCCCTTACCATCGCCTTCTCCTATATCGCCGGCGGCATTGTGCCATTGCTGCCGTACATGTTCGTGGAAAATGCCTCCGAATCGCTACGCCTGTCCGTAATCATCACCCTCCTTGCCCTCGGCATCTTTGGAGCCCTGAAGGGCAGACTCGTCGGCACAGGCTCCCTACGCAGCGCCATCCAGACAGTGCTTATCGGCGGGGCTGCCGCCGCCGCAGCCTACGAACTCGCCCGCCTCCTTAACGCCCACCATCCGTAA
- the egtB gene encoding ergothioneine biosynthesis protein EgtB, translated as MPTISTVAPATTLLARFHAVRQATMHLIAPLSPEDLMVQSSPDASPAKWHLAHTSWFFETFILGEFVPDYKPFHPDFHWLFNSYYNSLGEMPEKKLRASFSRPPLHAILAYRTHVDAAISTFLEKAPEEEAVRRIVLGLEHEQQHQELIATDVKHALFTNPLHPAYTELIGRREPETMAPPQDWVNFAPGLTEIGITPDPAALEAFAFDNETPRHTTYIAPFQLATRPVTCAEYLAFIDDNGYRRPELWLAEGWSTMRADGWQSPLYWRRDETTTSGWSIYTLKGFQPLEALSETPACHLSFFEADAYARWAGCRLPTEFEWEYAAVQQPFNPASGNFIESANLHPTPATSRSGVQQLFGDIWEWTQSGYTGYPGYHPLPGALGEYNGKFMSSQVILRGGSCVTPASHIRPTYRNFFGPSTRWQFSGVRLAKDAAQ; from the coding sequence ATGCCGACAATTTCGACTGTAGCCCCCGCGACAACTCTGCTTGCGCGCTTCCATGCCGTCCGTCAGGCGACCATGCACCTCATCGCGCCGCTTTCGCCCGAAGACCTCATGGTTCAGTCCTCGCCCGATGCCAGCCCCGCAAAGTGGCACCTCGCTCACACAAGCTGGTTCTTCGAGACGTTCATCCTTGGTGAGTTCGTCCCGGACTACAAGCCCTTCCATCCTGACTTTCACTGGCTCTTCAACAGCTACTACAACTCGCTCGGAGAGATGCCGGAGAAAAAGCTGCGCGCCTCCTTCTCGCGCCCGCCGCTCCACGCTATTCTGGCCTATCGCACCCACGTCGACGCGGCCATCTCAACGTTCCTCGAGAAAGCACCCGAAGAGGAAGCTGTTCGTCGCATCGTCCTGGGCCTCGAGCACGAGCAGCAGCATCAGGAGCTCATTGCCACGGACGTCAAACACGCCCTCTTCACCAACCCCCTGCATCCCGCCTACACGGAACTCATAGGCCGCAGAGAGCCCGAGACCATGGCGCCCCCGCAAGACTGGGTGAACTTCGCGCCCGGCCTCACTGAGATCGGCATCACCCCGGATCCTGCCGCCCTCGAGGCCTTCGCTTTCGATAACGAGACCCCGCGCCACACCACCTACATCGCGCCCTTCCAACTCGCAACCCGCCCCGTCACCTGCGCTGAGTACCTCGCCTTCATCGACGACAACGGCTACCGCCGCCCAGAACTCTGGCTCGCCGAAGGCTGGTCGACCATGCGTGCTGACGGCTGGCAATCCCCGCTCTACTGGCGTCGCGATGAAACGACCACCTCGGGCTGGTCGATCTACACCCTCAAGGGTTTTCAGCCGCTCGAAGCCCTCAGCGAAACGCCGGCTTGTCACCTCAGCTTCTTCGAGGCCGACGCGTACGCGCGGTGGGCCGGTTGTCGACTCCCCACAGAGTTCGAATGGGAGTACGCCGCCGTCCAGCAGCCTTTCAACCCGGCCTCTGGCAATTTCATCGAATCCGCCAACCTCCACCCCACTCCCGCAACCTCCAGATCCGGCGTACAACAGCTATTCGGCGACATCTGGGAGTGGACCCAGTCCGGCTACACCGGCTATCCCGGCTACCATCCCCTCCCTGGCGCCCTGGGCGAGTACAACGGCAAGTTCATGTCCAGCCAGGTCATTCTGCGCGGCGGCTCCTGCGTCACCCCGGCATCCCATATCCGTCCCACGTATCGCAACTTCTTCGGTCCATCGACCCGCTGGCAGTTCTCCGGTGTTCGCCTTGCGAAGGATGCTGCCCAATAA
- the egtD gene encoding L-histidine N(alpha)-methyltransferase, translated as MSSIATAPEVTSAVAYEAVQGLSATPKTLTPWLFYDEAGSHLFEQITTLPEYYLTRTERSIFAKHADEILAQAAGEHHLTLVELGAGTATKTGILLAAAVRRQTNVVYQPVDVSQTALDEARDNIETHIPGVMVLSQVADYTSEPLKLKRQPGVRTLALYIGSSIGNFAPNDALEVLQILRSQLRPGDSLLLGTDLAKDEATLLAAYNDASGVTAAFNLNVLTRLNRELGANFRLENFAHKSIWNAAESRIEMHLESTVSQRVHIPANASCPALTIDFAPGETIHTENSYKFTATSVGSLLQSAGFTSVRTWNDPNNLFAVTLAEAS; from the coding sequence ATGTCTTCCATCGCAACTGCTCCTGAAGTTACCTCCGCTGTTGCCTACGAAGCTGTTCAAGGGCTCTCCGCAACCCCGAAGACCCTAACGCCCTGGCTCTTCTACGACGAGGCCGGTTCGCATCTCTTCGAGCAGATCACCACCCTGCCCGAGTACTACCTCACCCGCACAGAGCGCAGCATCTTTGCCAAGCACGCCGATGAGATCCTCGCCCAGGCCGCTGGTGAGCATCACCTTACCCTCGTAGAACTGGGAGCGGGCACAGCCACCAAGACCGGCATCCTCCTCGCCGCCGCCGTCCGCCGTCAGACGAACGTCGTCTACCAGCCTGTCGACGTCTCGCAGACCGCCCTTGACGAGGCTCGCGACAACATTGAGACCCATATCCCGGGCGTCATGGTCCTATCCCAGGTAGCCGACTACACCTCAGAGCCTCTCAAGCTCAAGCGCCAGCCCGGCGTCCGTACCCTCGCCCTCTACATAGGCTCAAGCATCGGCAACTTCGCTCCGAACGATGCCCTCGAGGTGCTACAAATCCTCCGCTCACAACTTCGTCCCGGCGACAGTCTTTTGCTCGGCACCGATCTTGCAAAGGACGAGGCCACCCTCCTGGCCGCCTATAACGACGCCTCCGGCGTCACCGCTGCCTTCAATCTCAATGTCCTCACGCGATTGAACCGCGAATTGGGCGCAAACTTCCGTCTCGAAAACTTCGCCCACAAGTCCATCTGGAACGCCGCCGAGTCACGCATCGAAATGCACCTCGAATCAACCGTCTCGCAGCGCGTCCATATCCCTGCCAACGCATCCTGTCCCGCATTGACCATCGACTTCGCACCCGGCGAAACCATCCACACCGAGAACAGCTACAAGTTCACCGCCACATCGGTCGGTTCGTTGCTGCAGAGTGCCGGTTTCACATCCGTCCGCACCTGGAACGATCCGAACAATCTGTTCGCCGTCACCTTAGCCGAAGCCAGCTAA
- the moaC gene encoding cyclic pyranopterin monophosphate synthase MoaC, giving the protein MTEKLSHFDEAGQAHMVDVSAKAATRREAVAAAFVELSDEVLRALPDNPKGNPLEVARFAGIQAAKQTASLIPMCHPLALSFVDVQATVVEGGVAIQATAATTAGTGVEMEAMVAASIAALTVYDMTKALDKGIRIREIVLLRKSGGKSGEYRRTV; this is encoded by the coding sequence ATGACTGAGAAGCTGTCGCATTTCGATGAGGCCGGGCAAGCGCACATGGTCGACGTGAGCGCCAAAGCGGCGACGCGGCGCGAGGCTGTGGCGGCGGCGTTTGTTGAGCTATCCGACGAGGTGCTGCGCGCGCTGCCGGACAATCCGAAGGGAAATCCGCTGGAGGTGGCGCGCTTTGCCGGGATTCAGGCGGCGAAGCAGACGGCGAGTTTGATCCCGATGTGCCATCCGCTGGCGCTAAGCTTTGTGGACGTGCAGGCTACGGTGGTTGAAGGCGGCGTTGCGATTCAAGCTACTGCGGCTACGACTGCGGGTACGGGTGTCGAGATGGAGGCGATGGTAGCGGCGTCCATTGCAGCCTTGACGGTCTATGACATGACGAAGGCGCTGGACAAGGGGATTCGGATCCGCGAGATCGTACTGCTGCGGAAGAGCGGCGGCAAAAGCGGAGAGTACCGGCGGACGGTTTAG